A window from Ignavibacteriota bacterium encodes these proteins:
- a CDS encoding ArsC family transcriptional regulator: MNIQIFGTKKCNNTKKAERFFKERNIQIHFRDLAEKGISAGELDNILLKIDEENLIDRNSKQFEKRGLKYMIFNTKDELLSDPLLLKTPIVRNGKDVTVGYEPEVWKEWMK; encoded by the coding sequence ATGAATATTCAAATATTCGGCACAAAAAAATGTAACAACACAAAAAAGGCTGAACGATTTTTTAAGGAAAGAAATATTCAAATTCATTTTAGGGATTTAGCAGAAAAAGGAATTAGTGCTGGTGAATTGGATAATATTCTTCTCAAAATTGATGAAGAGAATTTGATTGATAGAAATTCTAAGCAGTTTGAGAAACGCGGATTAAAATACATGATTTTTAATACAAAGGATGAACTTCTTTCCGATCCGCTGCTCTTAAAAACTCCAATTGTTAGAAATGGAAAAGATGTTACTGTCGGTTATGAACCAGAGGTTTGGAAAGAATGGATGAAATAA
- a CDS encoding outer membrane protein transport protein, whose protein sequence is MKKIFKLTLSVILTFAISSSVFANGLSLNSLGSRALGMGGAFVALSNDATAIYWNPAGLADQKASVLAYFTGVMPIGSYKMDLAGIDASTASNIYPTGGLLANYRMDKLALALGIYVPAGLGAEWDPTEFAGAGANGTEFLSQIGVISISPAVAYQVNDQFSVGLAVNISYAMFDMKQFIANGVALGLGFRQFEEESTGMGFGATIGLKYKFNDQLAAGATIRLATTIAMSGTAKNTLFPALPTVPTMGIAPGPGESDFDRDVTWPLWIGGGLAYKPNKCLTLTLDAQYSQWSELDKLVAEYDNSYWKLAMAAQGDNEFKLDWEDAVQIRLGGEYMVTPVTALRLGYYYDPAPAPDETLNVLFPSSTNHVVTAGFGYSLGNYTVEAALEYLLGAERDIEQGNHNMGGIHKLDVFAFSVGLNIGL, encoded by the coding sequence ATGAAAAAAATCTTTAAACTGACTTTGAGTGTTATTTTAACATTTGCAATTTCATCTAGTGTTTTTGCAAATGGGCTGAGCTTAAATAGTTTGGGATCAAGAGCTTTAGGAATGGGCGGTGCATTTGTTGCTTTATCAAACGATGCTACTGCAATTTACTGGAACCCGGCTGGTTTAGCTGATCAAAAAGCTTCTGTTCTCGCATATTTTACCGGTGTTATGCCAATTGGATCATACAAAATGGATCTTGCTGGTATTGATGCTTCAACAGCTTCAAATATTTATCCTACCGGCGGATTATTAGCAAACTATAGAATGGATAAATTAGCATTAGCTCTTGGTATTTACGTTCCAGCTGGACTTGGAGCAGAATGGGATCCGACAGAATTTGCTGGTGCTGGTGCAAATGGAACAGAATTTCTTTCACAAATTGGAGTTATTAGTATTTCTCCAGCTGTTGCTTATCAAGTTAATGATCAATTTTCAGTTGGATTAGCTGTAAACATTTCTTATGCAATGTTTGACATGAAACAATTTATTGCAAATGGCGTAGCTTTAGGTTTAGGTTTTCGTCAATTTGAAGAAGAATCAACTGGAATGGGTTTTGGTGCAACAATAGGTTTAAAGTACAAATTTAATGATCAATTAGCAGCTGGAGCAACAATTAGATTAGCGACAACTATTGCAATGAGCGGAACTGCTAAAAACACTTTATTCCCAGCTTTACCAACAGTTCCTACAATGGGAATTGCTCCCGGCCCAGGCGAAAGTGATTTTGATAGAGATGTTACCTGGCCTTTGTGGATTGGCGGTGGTTTAGCTTATAAACCAAATAAATGTTTAACTTTAACTTTAGACGCTCAATATAGCCAATGGTCAGAACTTGATAAATTGGTTGCTGAATATGATAACTCATATTGGAAACTTGCTATGGCTGCTCAAGGTGATAATGAATTTAAACTAGATTGGGAAGATGCTGTTCAAATTCGTTTAGGTGGAGAATATATGGTTACTCCGGTTACTGCTTTAAGATTAGGTTATTATTATGATCCAGCTCCGGCTCCAGACGAAACTTTAAATGTATTATTCCCATCGTCTACAAATCATGTTGTAACAGCTGGTTTTGGTTATTCTCTTGGAAATTATACTGTTGAAGCAGCTTTAGAGTATTTGCTGGGTGCTGAAAGAGACATTGAGCAAGGTAATCATAATATGGGTGGTATTCATAAACTTGATGTGTTTGCTTTTAGCGTAGGTTTAAATATCGGTTTATAA
- the porQ gene encoding type IX secretion system protein PorQ, translating into MKKTAVIILVLGFNFTLFGQETFKFLMLDQSPRASALAGSFVSNNDDPNVIFYNPAGISYLKESPISFSFVKHLLDINSAALSYSHEFEGIGRFGAAVQYINYGTFDGRTIDGIETGEFGAGELAAIIGYSNLLGNNFYYGANLKFIYSGIADRSSTGIAADLGLHYSIPEERWNFGFSILNLGSQISQYYSYEEKLPLDIRFGFSKTLLHLPFTFFASLNKLNGNYDSFGERFQQFTFGGEFRLSNIVKLRLGYDNEKRKEFKIGGTAGLAGINLGIGIVVSNYNFDYSFSSYGEVGAIHRIGISTKL; encoded by the coding sequence ATGAAAAAAACCGCAGTAATAATTTTAGTTTTGGGTTTCAATTTTACTTTGTTCGGTCAAGAAACATTTAAATTTTTGATGCTCGATCAAAGTCCGCGTGCTTCTGCTTTAGCCGGAAGTTTTGTTTCAAACAACGATGACCCAAATGTAATTTTTTATAATCCAGCGGGAATAAGTTACTTAAAGGAATCCCCAATTTCATTTTCGTTTGTAAAACATTTATTGGATATAAATTCTGCCGCACTTTCATATTCTCATGAATTTGAAGGAATTGGAAGATTTGGTGCTGCTGTTCAATATATAAATTATGGAACTTTCGACGGCAGAACGATCGACGGAATTGAAACCGGTGAATTTGGTGCCGGTGAACTTGCAGCAATAATCGGCTACTCAAATTTGCTTGGAAATAATTTTTACTACGGTGCAAATCTTAAATTTATTTATTCGGGAATTGCAGATCGTTCTTCAACCGGAATTGCAGCAGATTTGGGACTTCATTATTCTATTCCGGAAGAAAGATGGAATTTTGGTTTTTCAATATTGAATCTTGGTTCGCAAATTTCACAATACTATTCGTATGAAGAAAAACTTCCTCTGGATATTCGATTTGGATTTTCTAAAACATTGCTTCATCTTCCGTTTACATTTTTTGCATCTCTAAATAAATTAAACGGAAATTATGATTCTTTTGGAGAAAGATTCCAACAATTTACATTTGGTGGCGAATTTAGATTAAGTAATATCGTGAAGTTAAGGCTTGGCTATGATAATGAAAAACGTAAAGAATTTAAAATTGGTGGAACAGCTGGTTTAGCCGGAATAAATTTAGGAATTGGCATTGTAGTTTCAAACTATAATTTTGATTATTCTTTTTCTTCTTATGGCGAAGTTGGTGCAATTCACAGAATAGGAATTTCTACAAAACTTTAA
- the bamD gene encoding outer membrane protein assembly factor BamD, translated as MKKNFVLFIVSIFIWNCSSSVDTTSLTSEQHLEYARKLFLEEDYEEAIREFQSILLQYTGSQINDDAQYFLAFSYFKREQYLLSAYEFSKVIRDTPASEFVQDAQFMLAESYFQLSPHYQLEQSYSKKAIEEFQAFIEFFPTHPKVEEAEKKIAELYAKFAEKEYHSAMIYEKMEYFNAAIQYYENVKNTYFDSEFAPLAHYKLINLLILKNRKDEALRNIADYISKYPNDDNIDELKELNKELENSVNG; from the coding sequence ATGAAAAAAAATTTTGTGTTATTTATAGTTTCGATTTTTATATGGAATTGTTCATCTTCTGTTGATACAACTTCTCTTACCAGCGAACAGCATTTGGAATATGCAAGAAAATTATTCCTTGAAGAAGATTATGAAGAAGCAATAAGGGAATTTCAATCAATTTTACTTCAATATACTGGAAGTCAGATTAATGATGATGCACAATATTTCTTAGCATTTTCATACTTTAAGAGAGAACAATATTTATTATCCGCATATGAATTCAGCAAAGTTATAAGAGATACACCGGCAAGTGAATTTGTTCAAGATGCTCAATTTATGCTTGCGGAATCTTATTTTCAATTATCGCCGCATTATCAATTAGAGCAGAGTTATTCTAAAAAAGCAATTGAGGAATTTCAAGCCTTTATTGAATTTTTCCCAACACATCCAAAAGTTGAAGAGGCAGAAAAAAAGATTGCAGAATTATATGCAAAATTTGCAGAAAAAGAATATCATAGCGCAATGATTTATGAAAAAATGGAATATTTTAATGCCGCAATTCAATATTATGAAAATGTAAAAAATACATATTTTGATTCTGAGTTTGCTCCTTTAGCACATTACAAACTTATTAATTTGCTAATTTTGAAAAACAGAAAAGATGAAGCTTTGCGAAATATTGCCGATTATATAAGTAAATATCCCAACGATGATAATATTGATGAATTGAAAGAACTTAATAAGGAACTTGAGAATTCTGTAAATGGCTAA
- a CDS encoding acyl-CoA thioesterase translates to MAKKKFVKDSIIMMTELVLPQHTNQLGNLLGGQLMHWIDICAALAASKHSEKVCVTASVDKIDFHHPIKLGYVVTLIASVNRAFNTSMEVGVKVITENFVLRKNLHTNSAYLTFVGVDKNGKPAKAFEIIPETEDEKRRFNEALQRRKQRLTERKNNS, encoded by the coding sequence ATGGCTAAAAAAAAGTTTGTTAAAGATTCAATTATTATGATGACTGAATTGGTTCTACCTCAACATACAAATCAGCTTGGAAATTTGTTGGGCGGACAATTAATGCACTGGATTGATATTTGTGCTGCGTTAGCTGCAAGCAAACATTCAGAAAAAGTTTGTGTTACAGCATCAGTAGATAAAATTGATTTTCATCACCCAATAAAATTAGGTTATGTAGTTACTTTAATTGCATCAGTTAACAGAGCGTTTAATACTTCTATGGAAGTAGGTGTAAAAGTTATAACAGAAAATTTTGTTTTAAGAAAAAATTTGCACACAAATTCTGCTTATCTTACATTTGTTGGTGTAGATAAAAATGGCAAACCCGCTAAAGCATTTGAGATTATTCCGGAAACAGAAGATGAAAAGAGGAGATTTAACGAAGCTCTTCAAAGAAGAAAACAAAGACTTACCGAAAGGAAAAACAATAGTTAA
- a CDS encoding VCBS repeat-containing protein: MKRGDLTKLFKEENKDLPKGKTIVKLFFLLFVSANVSAQTLLNNFGNSEIIKTYPGFIKFTFVDFNNDGIDDLILYGGQSKNFVLHKGLPDSTFAPPEKKSFFFPIDDFKWLTSTKKGENYYLFVSRNKRLVGLVTFTSNFSLKLLSKIEFNSYPSSVEIIDINNDYNNEAIVFGPNFNGIEILVSKGFRLTQQTSIEQNILREITPLDFNQDGNSDLVGIDILNNSLKFLENYSKFNFTETREIKFTEPILSFKKVHYNNDDFTDLAVTDAKGIKILLGDSVYSFSQSLKFNFDFSPSIFEIEDFNNNGFKDIAAVNIDDNQAYVKLNDITYNIINYNFSGITDLKYLKNKYVNAILLLSSKGIIKQIDTQNKWGNTFKYSVGGIPNKIFYKKSANNSETNIFITDNENNFVTKLALNKNGFFANQNVEKFVNDFTNISWSPKTNLTAAFTEKERLIEIHTGVLKSKTTSSQHFVYTINQIEQVLIDSSNNIYTLQKDSDKLYQRKIEIEKDQYRLKSNNFIDAEVIDQMINSTNDIYYWKFSNKNLTLKSFKNNSKRELFNIKLLENEKPKVTIIDRLRKNNQESVISILHQKSNETIIFYDGKTTKHIKTKNLLFGSFQIDENNFWFSQDKRKNYILYFKKKNKIQKFKLDFTTRSIKLLTDFETENLIDFCIENFSGKLYLVYTTEDNCIKFQRI, translated from the coding sequence ATGAAAAGAGGAGATTTAACGAAGCTCTTCAAAGAAGAAAACAAAGACTTACCGAAAGGAAAAACAATAGTTAAATTATTTTTTTTATTGTTTGTTTCTGCAAATGTTTCCGCACAAACTTTACTTAATAATTTTGGAAATTCGGAAATAATTAAAACTTATCCAGGTTTTATAAAATTTACATTTGTAGATTTTAATAATGATGGAATTGATGATTTAATTCTTTACGGCGGTCAATCTAAAAATTTCGTACTTCACAAAGGTTTGCCGGATTCTACTTTTGCTCCTCCAGAAAAAAAATCTTTCTTTTTTCCAATTGATGATTTCAAGTGGTTAACTTCTACAAAAAAAGGTGAAAATTATTATCTGTTTGTTTCGAGAAATAAAAGATTAGTCGGACTTGTAACATTCACTTCAAATTTTTCTCTAAAATTATTAAGCAAAATAGAGTTTAATTCTTATCCATCTTCTGTAGAAATTATTGATATAAATAATGATTATAACAATGAAGCAATTGTTTTTGGTCCAAATTTTAATGGTATTGAAATTTTGGTTTCAAAAGGTTTCAGATTAACTCAGCAAACTTCAATTGAACAAAATATTTTAAGAGAAATTACACCTTTAGATTTTAATCAAGATGGAAATTCCGATCTTGTGGGAATTGATATTTTAAACAACTCATTAAAATTTTTAGAAAATTATTCAAAATTTAATTTTACAGAAACACGTGAAATTAAATTTACAGAACCGATTTTATCATTTAAAAAAGTTCATTACAATAATGATGATTTTACTGATCTGGCAGTAACTGATGCAAAGGGAATAAAAATTCTTTTGGGTGATTCAGTTTATTCTTTTTCACAAAGTTTAAAATTCAATTTTGATTTTTCGCCGTCAATTTTTGAAATTGAAGATTTTAACAATAATGGATTCAAAGATATTGCAGCCGTAAATATTGATGATAATCAAGCTTATGTAAAACTTAATGATATAACTTACAACATTATAAATTACAATTTTAGCGGAATAACGGATTTAAAATATCTAAAAAATAAATACGTAAATGCAATTCTTCTATTAAGCAGCAAAGGAATTATCAAACAAATTGATACACAAAATAAATGGGGAAATACATTTAAATATTCCGTTGGAGGAATTCCAAATAAAATATTTTATAAGAAATCTGCAAACAATTCTGAAACAAATATTTTTATAACTGATAATGAAAACAATTTTGTAACAAAGTTAGCTTTAAATAAAAACGGATTTTTCGCAAATCAAAATGTGGAAAAATTTGTAAATGATTTTACAAATATATCATGGTCGCCCAAAACTAATTTAACTGCTGCATTTACGGAAAAAGAAAGATTAATAGAAATCCATACCGGTGTTTTAAAATCAAAAACAACAAGTTCACAGCATTTCGTTTATACAATTAATCAAATTGAGCAAGTTTTAATTGATTCATCTAATAATATTTATACACTTCAGAAAGATTCGGATAAATTATATCAACGAAAAATTGAAATTGAGAAAGATCAATATAGGCTAAAGTCAAATAATTTTATTGATGCAGAAGTTATTGATCAAATGATAAATTCTACAAATGATATTTATTATTGGAAATTTTCAAATAAAAATCTCACGTTAAAGAGTTTTAAGAATAATAGTAAGCGAGAATTATTCAATATAAAATTACTTGAAAATGAAAAACCTAAAGTAACGATTATTGATAGATTGAGAAAAAATAATCAAGAATCTGTAATTTCAATTTTACACCAAAAAAGTAACGAGACAATTATTTTTTATGATGGAAAAACAACAAAACATATAAAAACAAAAAATTTACTTTTCGGAAGTTTCCAAATTGATGAAAATAATTTTTGGTTTTCTCAAGATAAAAGGAAAAATTATATTTTATATTTCAAGAAGAAAAATAAAATTCAAAAGTTTAAATTAGATTTTACAACAAGATCAATTAAACTTCTTACTGATTTTGAAACAGAAAATTTAATAGATTTTTGCATTGAAAATTTTAGCGGTAAACTTTATTTAGTTTATACAACGGAAGATAATTGTATAAAATTTCAGAGAATTTAA